In a single window of the Palaemon carinicauda isolate YSFRI2023 chromosome 10, ASM3689809v2, whole genome shotgun sequence genome:
- the LOC137648044 gene encoding merozoite surface protein 9-like, producing MKAAKDVEAGNRRIAAEENLLKLKMMAEEKGEAPHAKELEARREEREAERERKNEKKPKRFCVMTRSMKKKAAAEKEEREIEGAMNFKDLFSEEEDSLDGTQG from the exons atgaaagcagctAAGGATGTAGAGGCTGGGAAtcgacgaattgcagcagaggagaatttgcttaagttaAAGATGATGGCGGAAGAGAAGGGAGAAGCACCACATGCGAAGGAgctggaagcaagacgggaagaaagagaggcagaacgagaaagaaagaacgagaagaagcccaagagatt ttgtgttatgactaggagtatgaagaagaaagcggctgctgaaaaagaagaaagggaaattgaaggagcaatgaactttaaggatttgttttctgaagaagaggattcccttgatggtacgcaaggaTAG